A window of Paraburkholderia bryophila contains these coding sequences:
- a CDS encoding LysR family transcriptional regulator, with amino-acid sequence MDTLQNMRVFVRVVEAGSFTGAAQSLSSTTGAMSRAVSELEAHLRTRLLNRSTRRLALTTAGERYLTRCQQILADVGTAEEEASCAHERPSGALRMHSFASIGQHYVLPAISRYRAQYPEVTVELTLSQRMPDLFEGSADVAVIGASTLPNSDLVSLPLGTTFSILCASPGYVRTHGAPQKPGDLTHHECLILHTPAFPPHDWVLDGPNGSETMEVNGPVHVNIAESLIVAIREGMGIGMVPLYAAISGLRDGTLVRVLPEYTLQKMNVYALYPSRKFIDAKTRTWVEFLRTHLPKVIARDEALLAEVGQMAIDATVPADTSGTGHFSAQ; translated from the coding sequence ATGGATACGTTACAAAATATGCGAGTGTTCGTGCGCGTGGTCGAAGCCGGTAGTTTTACCGGCGCCGCGCAGTCGCTCAGCTCGACGACCGGCGCGATGTCCCGCGCCGTCTCGGAACTCGAAGCTCACCTACGCACCCGCTTGCTAAACCGTTCGACGCGACGACTCGCCCTCACCACGGCCGGCGAGCGTTATCTAACACGATGTCAGCAGATACTCGCCGATGTCGGCACTGCAGAAGAAGAAGCCAGTTGCGCACACGAACGACCCAGCGGCGCGCTACGCATGCATAGTTTCGCCAGCATCGGCCAACACTACGTGTTGCCGGCCATTTCGCGCTATCGCGCGCAATATCCGGAGGTGACCGTCGAGTTGACGTTGTCGCAGCGCATGCCCGATCTGTTCGAAGGCAGTGCCGACGTCGCTGTGATCGGTGCGTCGACGCTACCCAATTCGGATCTCGTGTCGTTGCCGCTGGGGACGACTTTTAGCATTTTGTGCGCGTCGCCGGGTTATGTGCGCACACATGGCGCGCCGCAGAAGCCTGGAGACCTCACGCATCACGAGTGTCTGATTCTGCACACGCCGGCCTTTCCGCCTCACGATTGGGTGCTCGACGGCCCGAATGGCAGTGAGACGATGGAAGTGAATGGGCCGGTGCATGTCAACATCGCCGAGTCGCTGATTGTGGCGATCCGGGAGGGAATGGGAATCGGCATGGTGCCGCTTTACGCGGCGATTTCCGGATTGCGTGACGGCACGTTAGTGCGTGTTTTACCCGAATATACGCTACAGAAGATGAATGTTTATGCGCTGTATCCGTCGCGCAAGTTTATCGACGCGAAGACACGGACATGGGTTGAATTCTTGCGCACGCACCTACCGAAGGTAATTGCACGCGATGAAGCGTTGCTGGCGGAAGTCGGCCAGATGGCTATCGATGCGACGGTTCCTGCAGATACGAGCGGTACGGGGCACTTTAGCGCGCAGTGA
- a CDS encoding FUSC family protein, translated as MKRQHAIRPTADFRRQWNVMLHRLSPALRDWVNSDGLIWLHLLKTVAAGLLALGIAMLLDLPQPRIAMTTVFVLMQPFSGMVLAKSFYRILGTAVGSLAALVLGALFVQQPELYMIGMIGWVSACIAAAVRYRHFRWYGFVLAGYTAALIGIPNVTAPHDLFLAALTRAAEVAVGIVCSSAVSALIVPQRSSLALRRALQVRYANFTAFAADVLNRGLERGQFERRFADLVDEIVGFEATRTFATFEDPAMRSRSQHLGRLNGEFMDACARLHALHQLLKRLRANGSESKVGAIKPYFDELAGLLSPPSMTPSATLAMADATGVASRLRLFQASLPRRVRETRRPLEAAPTESLADFDTSAELLYRFVDEWIRYSETYASLAARRKPVETRQRNASRYVSRTNGFVVAFTFIRSAAVMAIVGWFWIETDWPSGGLAVIGAALACALTSTASNPSKMAMQMAAGAVLATMTGYLFTCYVYPNIDGFPLLCATLAPVLALGAFIATRKRAAGYGIGFSVFFCLLAGPDNVVTYAPDLLINNGIALTASMLVAALAFAVIFPADMPWLVERIMGDLRAQVVFACKDELPGLNQRFQSSTHDLTAQLRMLLTRRSRRRRDALRWMLATLEVGHAVIDLRNEAARAAYAAALHPRWNASLERTYDDLARLFARPDAQALERALASVRAATWIAQDVLGTVHAERDKRHDVQRILSCLHFIRTALLDKDAPFNA; from the coding sequence ATGAAACGTCAACATGCGATCAGACCGACGGCGGACTTCCGCCGGCAGTGGAACGTCATGTTGCACAGGCTGAGTCCGGCTCTTCGCGATTGGGTGAACAGCGACGGTCTGATCTGGCTGCATCTGCTGAAAACCGTCGCCGCGGGTCTGCTGGCGCTGGGCATTGCGATGCTGCTGGATCTGCCGCAACCGCGCATTGCCATGACGACGGTGTTCGTGCTGATGCAACCGTTCAGCGGCATGGTGCTCGCGAAGAGTTTCTACCGGATTCTCGGCACCGCGGTGGGCTCGCTCGCCGCGCTGGTGCTCGGCGCGCTGTTCGTCCAGCAGCCCGAGTTGTACATGATCGGCATGATCGGCTGGGTGAGCGCGTGTATCGCGGCGGCGGTCCGGTATCGGCATTTCAGGTGGTACGGCTTCGTGCTGGCGGGTTATACCGCCGCGCTGATCGGTATTCCGAACGTCACGGCGCCGCATGATCTGTTTCTGGCGGCACTCACGCGCGCGGCGGAGGTGGCGGTCGGCATTGTGTGTTCGAGCGCGGTGAGCGCGTTGATCGTGCCGCAGCGATCCAGTCTCGCGCTGCGTCGCGCGCTGCAAGTCCGCTACGCAAATTTTACTGCGTTCGCCGCCGATGTGCTGAATCGCGGCCTCGAGCGAGGCCAGTTCGAGCGGCGTTTCGCGGACCTCGTCGACGAAATCGTTGGCTTCGAAGCGACCCGCACGTTCGCCACTTTCGAAGATCCGGCGATGCGTTCACGCAGTCAGCATCTCGGTCGTTTGAACGGCGAATTCATGGATGCCTGCGCTCGTCTGCATGCGCTACATCAACTGCTCAAGCGTCTGCGAGCCAATGGTTCGGAGTCGAAAGTCGGGGCGATCAAGCCGTATTTCGATGAGCTGGCCGGACTTCTTTCGCCGCCATCCATGACGCCATCCGCGACGCTCGCCATGGCCGATGCGACCGGCGTCGCAAGCCGTTTGCGGCTCTTTCAGGCGAGCTTGCCGCGTCGCGTGCGTGAAACGAGACGGCCGCTGGAGGCCGCGCCCACGGAATCGCTGGCGGACTTCGATACGTCGGCGGAACTGTTGTACCGTTTCGTCGACGAGTGGATCCGCTATTCGGAGACTTACGCGTCGTTAGCCGCGCGGCGCAAGCCGGTGGAGACGCGGCAACGCAACGCTAGTCGCTACGTGAGCCGGACGAACGGGTTTGTCGTCGCGTTCACGTTTATCCGCTCCGCTGCGGTCATGGCGATCGTCGGCTGGTTCTGGATCGAGACCGATTGGCCGAGCGGCGGTCTTGCCGTGATCGGCGCGGCATTGGCTTGTGCGCTGACGTCCACTGCGTCGAATCCATCGAAGATGGCCATGCAGATGGCGGCCGGCGCCGTGCTGGCCACCATGACGGGCTACCTCTTCACGTGCTACGTGTACCCGAACATCGACGGCTTCCCGTTGCTTTGCGCGACGCTCGCGCCCGTGCTCGCACTGGGTGCGTTCATCGCGACGCGTAAGCGCGCGGCGGGGTATGGCATCGGCTTTTCGGTGTTCTTCTGCCTGCTCGCCGGACCGGACAATGTCGTGACGTACGCGCCGGATCTGCTGATCAACAACGGCATCGCGTTGACCGCGTCGATGTTGGTGGCGGCGTTGGCTTTTGCCGTGATCTTTCCCGCGGATATGCCCTGGCTCGTCGAACGGATCATGGGCGATTTGCGCGCGCAAGTCGTGTTCGCATGCAAGGACGAATTGCCCGGTCTCAATCAGCGCTTTCAGTCGAGCACGCATGACCTGACTGCCCAGTTGCGGATGCTGTTGACGCGGCGCTCGAGGCGTCGACGGGATGCGTTGCGCTGGATGCTCGCGACGCTCGAAGTAGGGCACGCCGTCATCGATCTGCGCAACGAAGCGGCGCGTGCTGCTTATGCCGCCGCGCTTCATCCGCGCTGGAACGCTTCCCTCGAGCGTACTTACGACGACCTCGCGCGGCTCTTCGCGCGCCCGGATGCGCAGGCGCTCGAACGTGCGCTGGCGTCTGTCCGCGCCGCGACCTGGATCGCGCAGGATGTTCTAGGCACCGTGCATGCCGAGCGCGATAAACGTCATGACGTGCAGCGGATTCTGAGCTGTCTGCACTTCATTCGTACGGCGTTGCTCGATAAGGACGCGCCTTTCAATGCGTGA
- a CDS encoding acetyl-CoA hydrolase/transferase family protein, which translates to MYQDRIRCAALRGKITSAAEAALLIHDGMIVGASGFTRAGDAKAVPVALAERVRQEGKPLQITLMTGASLGHDVDRMLTEAHVLARRLPFQVDKTLRDAINRGEVMFVDQHLSETVEMLRANQLGKLDLAIIEAAAITETGGIVPTTSVGNSASFAILADKVIVELNLAQPLALEGLHDIWIPGRRPNREPLPIMSPRDRVGTPAIEIPFEKIAAIVITNMADSPSTVLPADPETELIAGHLIEFFQHEVALGRMPKNLPPLQAGIGSIANSVLAGFVDAPFEPFEIYSEVLQDSTFDLMDAGKVTFASGASITLSAARQAQVFGELERYRDRLVLRPQEVSNHPEVIRRLGLIALNTALEFDIYGNVNSTHVGGTHMMNGIGGSGDFARNASCAIFATKSMAKGGRISSVVPMVPHCDHNEHDVDVVVTEQGLADLRGLAPRERAALIIENCTHPLYRDLLRDYYRDALKRGGQTPHQLDQAFAWHIRLRDTGSMLPVEEAGL; encoded by the coding sequence ATGTACCAAGACCGGATTCGTTGTGCCGCCTTGCGCGGAAAAATCACGTCGGCCGCTGAGGCAGCGCTGCTGATTCACGACGGCATGATTGTCGGCGCCAGCGGCTTCACGCGCGCGGGCGACGCGAAGGCCGTTCCCGTCGCGCTCGCCGAGCGGGTGCGCCAGGAAGGCAAGCCGCTGCAGATCACGTTGATGACCGGTGCATCGCTCGGTCACGACGTGGACCGCATGCTCACCGAGGCGCACGTGCTGGCGCGGCGTCTGCCGTTCCAGGTGGACAAGACCTTACGCGACGCGATCAATCGCGGCGAAGTGATGTTCGTCGATCAGCATCTATCCGAAACCGTCGAGATGCTGCGCGCGAACCAGCTCGGCAAACTCGACCTCGCCATTATCGAAGCCGCCGCGATTACCGAGACCGGCGGCATTGTGCCGACCACCTCGGTCGGCAATTCGGCCAGCTTCGCGATCCTTGCGGACAAGGTGATCGTCGAACTCAATCTCGCGCAGCCGCTCGCGCTGGAGGGTTTGCACGACATCTGGATTCCGGGCCGCCGGCCGAACCGCGAGCCGCTGCCGATCATGTCTCCGCGAGACCGCGTCGGCACGCCGGCGATCGAGATTCCGTTCGAAAAAATCGCGGCGATCGTGATCACCAACATGGCCGACAGTCCGTCCACCGTGCTGCCGGCCGACCCGGAGACGGAGTTGATCGCCGGTCATCTGATCGAATTCTTCCAGCACGAAGTGGCGCTTGGGCGCATGCCCAAAAACTTGCCGCCGTTGCAGGCCGGTATCGGCTCGATTGCCAACTCGGTGCTGGCCGGTTTCGTCGACGCGCCGTTCGAGCCGTTCGAAATCTATTCGGAAGTGCTGCAGGATTCCACCTTCGATCTGATGGACGCCGGCAAGGTCACGTTTGCGTCCGGCGCGTCGATCACGTTGTCGGCCGCGCGCCAGGCGCAGGTGTTCGGCGAGCTCGAACGTTATCGCGACCGCCTCGTCCTGCGTCCGCAGGAAGTCAGCAATCACCCTGAAGTGATTCGCCGGCTCGGTTTGATCGCGTTGAACACCGCGCTGGAATTCGATATCTACGGCAACGTGAATTCGACCCATGTGGGCGGCACGCACATGATGAACGGCATAGGCGGTTCGGGCGACTTCGCGCGCAATGCATCGTGCGCGATCTTCGCCACCAAGTCGATGGCAAAGGGCGGCCGCATTTCCAGCGTCGTGCCGATGGTGCCGCATTGCGACCACAACGAACATGACGTCGACGTGGTCGTGACGGAACAGGGCCTGGCCGATCTGCGCGGATTGGCGCCGCGGGAACGCGCAGCGTTGATTATCGAGAACTGTACGCATCCGCTCTATCGCGATTTGCTGCGCGACTACTATCGGGACGCTTTGAAGCGGGGTGGACAAACGCCGCACCAGTTGGATCAGGCATTCGCCTGGCATATCCGGCTGCGCGATACCGGTTCGATGTTGCCGGTGGAAGAGGCGGGACTTTGA
- a CDS encoding GlsB/YeaQ/YmgE family stress response membrane protein — protein MEHGIIAWLIIGAIAGWLAGVLVKGGGFGLIVDIIVGIVGAFIGGWLAGVLHISLGGGWIGSIITAVIGAVILLFLVRLVRRGA, from the coding sequence ATGGAACACGGCATCATTGCATGGCTCATCATCGGCGCGATCGCAGGCTGGCTAGCAGGCGTGCTCGTCAAGGGCGGCGGCTTCGGCCTGATCGTCGACATCATCGTCGGGATTGTCGGCGCGTTTATCGGCGGCTGGCTCGCCGGCGTGCTGCATATTTCGCTCGGCGGTGGCTGGATCGGTTCGATCATCACGGCGGTGATCGGCGCGGTCATTCTGCTGTTTCTTGTCCGGCTCGTCCGGCGAGGTGCCTGA
- a CDS encoding MgtC/SapB family protein, whose protein sequence is MTIEFVWRLFAAFACGVAIGLERQMRQRNAGLRTITLVASGACLFVTLGVLTGNGTAGITQIAAYVVSGVGFLGGGVIMRDKGSIQGINTAATLWCSAAVGVLCGAGHFGPALAGTAVVLLTNTVLREVSRMINATPVSNADLVREYVLTIVCREADEIHIRTAVSNSMYSTPLSFQSLTSEDVDDDSQRIRVTAIVKLHPKDQPKLEQMASRISMEKSVSSVSWTAREAEPTPE, encoded by the coding sequence ATGACAATTGAATTCGTCTGGCGGCTCTTCGCCGCTTTCGCCTGCGGCGTCGCGATCGGCCTCGAGCGGCAGATGCGGCAGCGCAATGCCGGCCTGCGCACCATCACGCTGGTCGCGAGTGGCGCGTGCCTGTTCGTCACGCTCGGCGTGCTGACCGGCAACGGCACCGCCGGCATTACGCAGATCGCGGCGTATGTCGTGTCCGGCGTCGGCTTTCTCGGCGGCGGCGTGATCATGCGCGACAAGGGTTCCATTCAGGGGATCAACACCGCGGCGACCTTGTGGTGCTCGGCCGCGGTAGGCGTGCTGTGCGGCGCGGGTCATTTCGGACCGGCGCTGGCCGGTACGGCGGTCGTGCTGCTGACCAACACGGTGCTGCGCGAAGTCAGCCGCATGATCAACGCCACGCCGGTGTCCAACGCGGATCTGGTGCGCGAGTATGTGCTGACGATCGTCTGCCGCGAAGCCGACGAGATCCACATTCGCACCGCTGTCTCCAACTCGATGTATTCGACGCCGCTGTCGTTTCAAAGCCTGACGAGCGAAGATGTCGACGACGACTCACAACGCATTCGCGTCACCGCGATCGTCAAGCTGCATCCTAAAGATCAGCCGAAGCTCGAACAGATGGCCAGCCGCATCAGCATGGAAAAGAGCGTGTCCAGCGTCAGTTGGACCGCCAGGGAAGCGGAGCCGACTCCGGAATGA
- a CDS encoding metallophosphoesterase, producing MRRSSFLVRIILIGILLHIYVGLRLIPDMPVDTTGRWLCTLWLVLSIFLIPLGMLARTIKRQPLGDRLAWVGLLAMGFFSSLLVLTFARDLMLASLLTVDAIWPNTISIAHWRTGSAAAVPLLALLSTLVGLFNARRRAKVVTIDVPIDDLPPALKGFTIVQISDIHVGPTIKHRYVDAIVDAVNRLKPDLIAVTGDVVDGSVPQLTRHTQPLSRLSARHGAFLVTGNHEYYAGANAWIAEFRRLGLNVLLNEHVIVDHDGARAVIAGVTDYSAGHHDPLHRSDPVAALAGAPGDVLIKVLLAHQPRSAEAAAAAGFTLQLSGHTHGGQFFPWNFFVRFQQPFTAGLARLNGLWVYTSRGTGYWGPPKRLGAPSEITRLRLVPGEQD from the coding sequence ATGCGCCGCTCATCGTTTCTTGTCCGCATCATCCTGATTGGCATCCTGCTGCATATCTACGTCGGCTTGCGTCTGATTCCGGACATGCCGGTCGACACCACCGGCCGCTGGCTATGCACGCTGTGGCTCGTTCTGTCGATCTTTCTGATACCGCTCGGCATGCTGGCGCGCACGATCAAACGGCAGCCGCTCGGCGACCGCCTCGCGTGGGTTGGCCTACTGGCAATGGGCTTCTTCTCGTCGCTGCTGGTGCTGACCTTCGCCCGCGATCTGATGCTCGCCTCGCTGCTCACCGTCGATGCGATCTGGCCGAACACCATCAGCATCGCGCATTGGCGCACGGGCTCGGCGGCGGCGGTGCCGTTGCTCGCCTTGCTCTCGACGCTGGTTGGCCTGTTCAACGCCCGCCGCCGCGCGAAGGTCGTGACGATCGACGTACCGATCGACGATTTGCCGCCTGCGCTCAAGGGCTTCACGATCGTCCAGATCAGCGATATTCACGTTGGCCCGACCATCAAGCACCGCTATGTCGATGCAATCGTCGACGCGGTGAATCGACTGAAGCCGGATCTGATCGCCGTGACGGGCGATGTCGTGGACGGCAGCGTGCCGCAATTGACCCGGCACACCCAGCCGTTGTCACGTCTCAGCGCGCGTCATGGCGCGTTCCTCGTGACCGGCAATCACGAGTACTACGCCGGCGCGAACGCGTGGATCGCCGAGTTCCGGCGCCTCGGCCTCAACGTGCTGCTCAACGAGCATGTAATCGTGGATCACGACGGCGCACGCGCCGTGATTGCCGGCGTGACCGATTATTCGGCGGGACATCACGATCCGTTGCATCGCAGCGACCCGGTTGCGGCGCTCGCCGGTGCACCGGGCGATGTACTGATCAAGGTGTTGCTCGCTCACCAGCCGCGTTCGGCCGAAGCCGCGGCCGCCGCCGGGTTCACGCTGCAACTGTCGGGGCATACGCACGGGGGCCAGTTCTTCCCATGGAATTTCTTCGTGCGATTCCAGCAGCCGTTCACCGCCGGCCTTGCCCGCCTGAACGGTCTGTGGGTGTACACGAGTCGAGGCACCGGCTACTGGGGCCCGCCGAAGCGCCTTGGCGCGCCGTCTGAAATCACACGCCTGCGCCTCGTGCCCGGCGAGCAGGACTAA
- a CDS encoding malonic semialdehyde reductase, with protein sequence MTLSDQALDQLFREARTHNGWQAKPVDDAVLKQLTELVLLGPTSANSSPGRFVFVKTPEAKEKLRPALSAGNLDKTMAAPVTVIVGMDMAFYEHLPKLFPHADARSWFVGNDKSIADTAFRNSTLQGGYLILAARALGLDTGAMSGFDAAKVDEAFFAGTTVKSNFLINLGYGDPSKLFARSPRFAFDEAAQIV encoded by the coding sequence ATGACGCTATCCGACCAGGCACTCGATCAACTCTTTCGCGAAGCGCGCACGCATAACGGCTGGCAGGCGAAACCGGTCGACGATGCCGTGCTCAAGCAACTGACCGAACTGGTCTTGCTCGGCCCGACCTCGGCCAATTCGAGCCCCGGCCGCTTTGTGTTCGTCAAAACGCCGGAAGCTAAGGAAAAGCTGCGCCCGGCATTGTCGGCCGGCAATCTTGACAAGACCATGGCCGCGCCGGTCACGGTGATCGTCGGGATGGATATGGCGTTTTACGAGCATCTGCCGAAACTGTTTCCGCACGCGGACGCGCGCAGCTGGTTCGTCGGCAACGACAAGTCGATCGCGGACACCGCCTTTCGCAATTCGACGCTGCAAGGCGGCTATCTGATTCTCGCCGCTCGGGCGCTCGGTCTGGACACGGGCGCGATGTCCGGTTTCGACGCCGCCAAGGTCGACGAAGCGTTCTTCGCCGGGACGACCGTCAAGTCGAACTTCCTGATCAATCTGGGCTATGGCGACCCGTCGAAACTGTTCGCGCGCAGCCCGCGCTTTGCTTTCGACGAAGCCGCCCAGATCGTCTGA
- a CDS encoding alpha-ketoglutarate-dependent dioxygenase AlkB family protein, giving the protein MTDLFAGSADDLPTPDIDWHPDWLTPALAAQVLTQLIDEVAWRQDVIGTPAGRVPLPRLTAWQGEPDAVYVYSGIRNVPQPWTSTVAELKASVEAVCETRFNSVLINRYRSGADSMGWHADREPELGVRPVIASVSLGVARTFDLRHNKTGVVQSYSLKGGSLLVMKGDTQADWRHRVPKEPRVAGERINLTFRWVTPR; this is encoded by the coding sequence ATGACGGATCTTTTCGCGGGTTCTGCCGACGACCTGCCGACGCCCGACATCGACTGGCATCCCGATTGGCTGACGCCCGCCCTCGCAGCGCAGGTTTTGACGCAACTGATCGACGAAGTCGCCTGGCGTCAGGACGTGATCGGCACGCCCGCCGGTCGCGTGCCGTTGCCGCGCCTGACGGCGTGGCAGGGCGAGCCGGACGCCGTCTATGTCTACTCGGGTATTCGCAACGTGCCGCAGCCGTGGACATCGACCGTCGCCGAACTCAAGGCCTCGGTGGAGGCCGTCTGCGAGACGCGTTTTAACAGCGTGCTGATCAACCGCTATCGCAGCGGCGCCGACAGCATGGGTTGGCACGCGGATCGCGAGCCTGAACTCGGCGTGCGTCCGGTGATCGCGTCGGTGAGTTTGGGCGTCGCGCGCACATTCGATTTGCGCCACAACAAAACCGGCGTCGTGCAGTCGTATTCGCTGAAAGGCGGCAGCCTCCTCGTGATGAAGGGCGACACGCAGGCGGACTGGCGGCATCGGGTGCCGAAGGAGCCGCGCGTAGCCGGAGAGCGGATCAATCTGACGTTTCGCTGGGTGACACCGCGGTGA
- a CDS encoding ABC transporter substrate-binding protein: MANTRRAACRALGALALCAGIGTLTLTAPGAYAQDKQITLGFAQVGAESAWRTANTESVKSAAADAKIKLKFSDAQQKQENQIKAIRSYIAQKVDVIAFSPVVESGWEPVLLEAKAAKIPVILTDRNIDVKDTSLYVTMIGSDFMEEGRRGGHWLEDHFKSEQGPINIAELQGTVGSAPANDRHSGLLEVIKNDPKFKIIASQSGDFTLAGGKQVMEAFIKTYGNKINVVYAHNDDMALGAIQAMEEAGMHPGKDITVVSFDATKGGFQAMAAGKMNVDVECSPLLGPQLMSAVKDVVAGKPLPKRILTQETVFPMSVAAQTLPTRKY, encoded by the coding sequence ATGGCGAATACACGACGCGCCGCATGTCGTGCGTTGGGCGCGCTCGCACTCTGCGCGGGCATCGGTACGCTAACGCTGACCGCGCCGGGCGCTTACGCGCAAGACAAACAGATCACCCTCGGTTTCGCGCAGGTCGGCGCGGAAAGCGCATGGCGAACCGCCAACACCGAGTCCGTGAAGTCCGCGGCGGCGGACGCGAAGATCAAGCTCAAATTCTCGGATGCCCAGCAGAAGCAGGAAAACCAGATCAAGGCGATCCGCTCGTATATCGCGCAGAAAGTCGATGTGATCGCGTTCTCGCCGGTCGTCGAATCCGGCTGGGAGCCGGTGCTGCTGGAAGCGAAGGCCGCGAAGATTCCGGTGATCCTGACCGACCGCAATATCGACGTGAAAGACACCTCGCTGTACGTGACCATGATCGGCTCCGACTTCATGGAAGAAGGGCGTCGCGGCGGACATTGGCTTGAAGATCACTTTAAAAGCGAACAAGGTCCTATCAACATCGCCGAACTGCAGGGAACGGTCGGGTCGGCGCCTGCCAACGACCGGCATTCCGGCTTGCTGGAAGTGATCAAAAACGATCCCAAATTTAAGATCATCGCGTCGCAAAGCGGGGATTTCACGCTGGCCGGCGGCAAGCAGGTCATGGAAGCGTTTATAAAAACTTATGGAAATAAAATAAATGTAGTTTATGCGCATAACGACGATATGGCGCTCGGCGCGATCCAGGCGATGGAGGAGGCCGGTATGCATCCGGGCAAGGACATCACCGTCGTTTCGTTCGATGCAACCAAGGGCGGCTTCCAGGCGATGGCCGCGGGCAAGATGAACGTCGACGTGGAGTGCAGTCCGTTGCTGGGGCCGCAGTTGATGTCGGCGGTGAAGGATGTCGTGGCCGGCAAGCCGTTGCCCAAGCGCATTCTCACGCAGGAGACGGTGTTCCCGATGAGTGTCGCGGCGCAGACGCTGCCGACGCGTAAGTACTGA